TCAAGATCAAGAACAAGTCCCAGCGTACGTGCAGCCGGGACGTCGGGGCGGACGTGCAGGAGCTGTTCATCAAGGCCGGTGCGGAGAAGATCTGGTCCTCCGACACCTGCGGCACCGGCAAGGGCTCCGACGTGCAGTCCTTCACGCCCGGCTTCGAGCGCCTCTACGAGCTGGCCTGGAACGGCCGGGACGCCAGCCGGTGCGGCAACGGGGTGGCCGCCGGTGAGTTCGCGCAGATCGGGACGTACCAGGTCTTCGCCCGGGTGGGCACCAAGCTCGGCGAGCCGGTGAAGCTGACCGTCACCGGCTGACCGGCTGACCGGCGACCGGGCCGGCCGCCGCGGGCGGCTCAGACGTAACGTTCGAGGATGGACGCCTCGGCGAGCCGGGAGAGCCCCTCCCGGACGCCCCGGGCCCGGGCGTCGCCCACGCCCTCCACGGCCTGCAGGTCCTCGACGGTGGCGCCGAGCAGCCGCTGGAGGCTGCCGAAGTGCACCACCAGCCGGTCGACCACCGCGACCGGCAGCCGGGGCACCTTGGCCAGCAGCCGGAAGCCACGCGGGCTGACCGCCGCGTCGAGCGCGTCCGAGGCGGACGGGTAGCCGATGGCCTTCGCCACCGCGACCAGGTCGATCAGCTCGGTGGCGCCGAGCAGGTCCAGCTCGACCAGCGCCTCGTCGAGGGTGCGCGGCTTGCGGCCGGCCGGGAGGTAGTCCCGGATGACCAGGGTGCGGTCGGCGTCCACACCGGCCATCAGCTCGTCGAGCTGAAGGGCCAGCAGCCGGCCGTCGGTGCCCAGCTCGACCACGTAACCGGCGATCTCGTCGGCGATCCGGCGGACCATCTCCAGCCGCTGCACCACCGCGACCGCGTCCCGGACGGTGACCAGATCCTCGATCTCCAGCGCGGAGAGGGTGCCGGAGACCTCGTCCAGCCGGAGCTTGTAGCGCTCCAGGGTGGCCAGCGCCTGGTTGGCCCGGGACAGGATCGCCGCCGAGTCGTCCAGGACGTGGCGCTGCCCGTTGACGTAGAGGCTGATGATCCGCATCGACTGGCTGACCGAGATGACCGGGTAGCCGGTCTGCCGGGCCACCCGCTCCGCGGTGCGGTGCCGGGTGCCCGACTCCTCCGTCGGGATCGACGGGTCCGGCATCAGGTGCACGCCGGCCTGGACGATCCGGGTGCCGTCGCTGGAGAGGACCACCGCGCCATCCATCTTGCACAGCTCGCGGACCCGGGTGGCGGAGAACTCCACGTCCATCGGGAAACCGCCGGTGCAGATCTGGTCGACGACCTTGTCGTAGCCGAGGACGATCAGCGCGCCGGTGCGGCCGCGCAGAATCCGCTCCAGCCCGTCGCGGAGCGCCGTGCCCGGCGCCATGAGGGCGAGATTGGCCCGCAGCGGGTCACCGCTGGCCCCGCCGACGCTCCCGGTCACGCTGACGCTGATCGGACGGGCGGGGGAGCCCACGGCGCCGGTGCGGGCGTGCGGCGTCGTCGCGGCGGGCTTGGTGGCATCGCGGTCGATCGGCACGCGCACAGTCTACGGACTGCCCTGCGGTGGGTGCTCTCGTGGTTACTGTGATGTGTCACGATGCCCGGCTCCCTCCGTCGGCCACCCGGCACGCCGGCTGTCCGATATCGCCCAGCCGATCCCTCCCCGCGCTCACCGACGGTCACTCCGCCGACGCGCGGGCGGCAGCCTGGAGGGCCGCACGGACGTCGGTGACCTCGATCACCCGCATGTTCCCGGGGCCCGCGCCGCTGCTCTCGGGGCCGCACCCGGGCGGCACCAGGGCCAGCCGGAAGCCGAGCCGGGCCGCCTCGGCCAGCCGGCGCGGGACCGCGCCGACCCGACGCACCTCGCCGGTGAGACCGACCTCGCCGATCGCCACCAGGTGCGGGGCGATCGCCAGGTTGAGGCCGCCGGAGGCCACCGCGAGCGCGACCGCGAGGTCGGCCGCGGGCTCCACCACCCGGATCCCGCCCACCGTGGCCGCGAAGACCTCCCGGTCGTGCAGGGTGAGCTTCTCGGTGCGCCGCTGGAGCACCGCCAGCACCATCGCCAACCGGGCGCCGTCGAGGCCGGAGACCGTCCGCCGGGGAGAGCCGGCCACGGTCGCGCCGATCAGCGCCTGCACCTCGGTGACCAGGGCGCGCCGCCCCTCCATCGCCACCGTGACGCAGGTGCCGGGCACCGGCTCGGAGTAGCGGGTGAGGAAGAGGCCCGACGGGTCGGCCAGGCTGCTGATGCCACCCTCGTGCATCTCGAAGCAGCCGACCTCGTCGGCCGCGCCGAACCGGTTCTTCACGCCCCGGACCATCCGCAGCGACGAGTGCTTGTCGCCCTCGAAGTGCAGCACCACGTCGACCAGGTGCTCCAGCACCCGGGGGCCGGCCACCTGACCGTCCTTGGTGACGTGGCCGACCAGCACGGTGGCGATGCCGCGCTCCTTGGCGACCGCGACCAGCGCCGCGGTGACCGCCCGGACCTGGGTCACCCCGCCCGGCACCCCCTCGGTGCCGGTGGTGGAGATGGTCTGCACCGAGTCGAGCACCAGCAGGCCCGGCTTGACCGCGTCGAGGTGCCCGAGGACCGCCGACAGGTCGCTCTCGGCGGCCAGGTAGAGCTGGTCGTGCAGGGTGCCCATCCGCTCGGCGCGCAGCCGCACCTGACTGACCGACTCCTCGCCGCTGACCACCAGGGAGGGGCTGCCCGCACCGACCGCCCACTGCTGGGCCACGTCGAGCAGCAGGGTGGACTTGCCCACCCCGGGCTCACCGGCGAGCAGCACCACCGCGCCCGGCACCAGCCCGCCGCCGAGCACCCGGTCGAGCTCGCTGACCCCGGTCGGCCGGGCCCGGGCCGGGGCGGCGCTGATGGTCGCGATCGGCCGGGCCGGCTCGGCGGGCATCCGCGAACTGACCACCCGACCGGAGACCAGCGGCCCTGTCACCGTGCACTCGACCACCGAGCCCCACTCGCCGCACTCCGGGCACCGCCCCACCCACTTGGGCGGCTGGTGGCCGCAGGCGTCGCACTCGTAGGCCGGGCGTGGCTCGCGGGCGGCGGCCCGGCCGCGGCCGGTGCCCGTACCGGCGCGGGCGGGGGTCGATCGGGAGGTGGTCACCCCAGGACGCTAACCGCCCGGTACGACCAAAACCCAGCGGAAACGAGAACACCGTCGGCGTGGCGGTCACCACGCCGACGGTGTCGTCGACTCTCGTACGTCCGCGGGGTCAGCCGCCGTGGCCGCCCTCGCCCTCGCCCGCGCCACCCTCCCGGGTGACGATCGGCGAGGCGGGCGCGCCCGGCGTCAGCGGGACGCCGACCGGGGCGCCGGTGCGGATGGTCCGGCCGTTGCCGAAGTCGAAGGTCAGGTCGACCCGCTGCCCGGAGAGCAGCTTCTCCTTCAGGCCTACGAGCTGGAGGTACTGCCCGCCGCCGGTGGCGAGGAGCTGCACGTAGCCGAGGGCCGGGATCTCCAGCCGGGCCGGCTGCCCGGCCGGGGCCGACTCGCTCGGCGACGCGGACGGGCTGGCCGAGGCCGACCCACCGGCGGAGGGGCTGGCCGAGGCGGACTCGCTGGCGCCGAGCGACTGGCTCGGCGAGGCGCTGGGGTCGGTCGCGGTCGGCGACGCGGAGGCGGGCTCGGTCGGCGAGCCGCTGGCGCTCGGCTGCGAGCCGGCGGCCGGCGAGCCGGCGAGGACGATCTGCTGCGCGCTGTCGGTGGTGACCGTCACGGTGACCGGTTCCCGGCTGTCGTTGTAGATCACGACGTTCAGCCCGGCGTTGCCGCCGGCCTGGTAGCCCTCGGCGCCCGGGTACTGGACGTAGAGGCCACGCACCTTGAAGTTGTTGTCCGGAGTCTGGACGTTGACGCCCTGGACCGACGGGATCTTGTTGGCGGTCTCGGCCACCTGGCCGGCACCGCACCCGGACAGCAGCAGGCTCGCCGCCGTGGCCGTACCGGCCAGCAGCAGGGCCGCCCGTCCGGAACCCCTGATCGAGCGCGTCACGTCGGTCCTCCTCGTCACGTTCCACCCGGCCGTACGCCGGGCACGGTGGCCATACCCGCGCAGACCGCGCTCCAGGGTAGTTGGGGCTGATCGAGGGCCGCACGCCGACCCGGCAATGCCACCTCCCCGGGGGTGCTCAGACCACCCGACCGCTCGCCACCAGCAGCACCACGTCGATGAGGGCCACCACCAGCACCGACCGGAAGGCGGCCACCGGGCGCCCGCCGGTGCGGGCCGCCGCGCGGCCCGCGTACCAGCCGAGGAGCGGGACCAGCACGGCCGCGGCGACCGCCGACAGCCCGGCCCACGACGGCGGCCCGGGCGGCCCGACGACCAGGGTGACGGTCGCCGCGAGCAGCAGCGCGGCGGCGGCCACCCGGCTGCCGGCCGGCCCGAGCCGGTGCGGCAGCCCCCGGACCCCGGTCCGGGCGTCGTCGGCCAGGTCGGGCAGGACGTTCGCGAAGTGCGCGCCCGCGCCGAGGCAGGCCGCCGCGACCACCAGCCAGACCGGTGGGACCGGCGCGCCGGGCAGCGCCAGCACCACGAAGGCCGGCAACGACCCGAAGGAGATCGCGTACGGCAGCACGGAGACCGGGGTCGACTTCAGCGGCCGGTTGTAGAGCAGCGCGGAGACCAGCCCCACGGTGACGCAGAGCGCCGCCGCGACGCCCAGGGTCAGCCCCACCAGCGGAGTGACCAGCGCCGCCGCGACGGCGGCCACCCCGAGCGTCCGCCGCCGGAGCGCGCCGGTCGCCACCGGCTTGTCGGTACGCCCCACCGCGACGTCCCGGTCCGCGTCGATCAGGTCGTTGCTCCACCCGACGGCGAGCTGGCTGGCCAGCACGGTCAGTGCCACGGCGGCGACGCCCCCGGGGCGGTGGCCCACTCCCCACGCCAGCAGCCCGGCCACTGTGGTGACCGCGGCGGCGGGCTCCGGATGGCTCGCCCTGACCAGCCCTAACACCGTCGACGACATAAGGGAAGTCTGGCCGTTGTCAGGGAGCCGTGTCACGCTCGGTCCATGCCAGACGCGCCCCCGGTGTCCACCCCGCCCCGGGTG
This genomic interval from Micromonospora sp. CCTCC AA 2012012 contains the following:
- a CDS encoding UbiA family prenyltransferase, with product MSSTVLGLVRASHPEPAAAVTTVAGLLAWGVGHRPGGVAAVALTVLASQLAVGWSNDLIDADRDVAVGRTDKPVATGALRRRTLGVAAVAAALVTPLVGLTLGVAAALCVTVGLVSALLYNRPLKSTPVSVLPYAISFGSLPAFVVLALPGAPVPPVWLVVAAACLGAGAHFANVLPDLADDARTGVRGLPHRLGPAGSRVAAAALLLAATVTLVVGPPGPPSWAGLSAVAAAVLVPLLGWYAGRAAARTGGRPVAAFRSVLVVALIDVVLLVASGRVV
- the radA gene encoding DNA repair protein RadA, giving the protein MTTSRSTPARAGTGTGRGRAAAREPRPAYECDACGHQPPKWVGRCPECGEWGSVVECTVTGPLVSGRVVSSRMPAEPARPIATISAAPARARPTGVSELDRVLGGGLVPGAVVLLAGEPGVGKSTLLLDVAQQWAVGAGSPSLVVSGEESVSQVRLRAERMGTLHDQLYLAAESDLSAVLGHLDAVKPGLLVLDSVQTISTTGTEGVPGGVTQVRAVTAALVAVAKERGIATVLVGHVTKDGQVAGPRVLEHLVDVVLHFEGDKHSSLRMVRGVKNRFGAADEVGCFEMHEGGISSLADPSGLFLTRYSEPVPGTCVTVAMEGRRALVTEVQALIGATVAGSPRRTVSGLDGARLAMVLAVLQRRTEKLTLHDREVFAATVGGIRVVEPAADLAVALAVASGGLNLAIAPHLVAIGEVGLTGEVRRVGAVPRRLAEAARLGFRLALVPPGCGPESSGAGPGNMRVIEVTDVRAALQAAARASAE
- the disA gene encoding DNA integrity scanning diadenylate cyclase DisA: MPIDRDATKPAATTPHARTGAVGSPARPISVSVTGSVGGASGDPLRANLALMAPGTALRDGLERILRGRTGALIVLGYDKVVDQICTGGFPMDVEFSATRVRELCKMDGAVVLSSDGTRIVQAGVHLMPDPSIPTEESGTRHRTAERVARQTGYPVISVSQSMRIISLYVNGQRHVLDDSAAILSRANQALATLERYKLRLDEVSGTLSALEIEDLVTVRDAVAVVQRLEMVRRIADEIAGYVVELGTDGRLLALQLDELMAGVDADRTLVIRDYLPAGRKPRTLDEALVELDLLGATELIDLVAVAKAIGYPSASDALDAAVSPRGFRLLAKVPRLPVAVVDRLVVHFGSLQRLLGATVEDLQAVEGVGDARARGVREGLSRLAEASILERYV
- a CDS encoding copper chaperone PCu(A)C → MTRSIRGSGRAALLLAGTATAASLLLSGCGAGQVAETANKIPSVQGVNVQTPDNNFKVRGLYVQYPGAEGYQAGGNAGLNVVIYNDSREPVTVTVTTDSAQQIVLAGSPAAGSQPSASGSPTEPASASPTATDPSASPSQSLGASESASASPSAGGSASASPSASPSESAPAGQPARLEIPALGYVQLLATGGGQYLQLVGLKEKLLSGQRVDLTFDFGNGRTIRTGAPVGVPLTPGAPASPIVTREGGAGEGEGGHGG